One region of Gossypium raimondii isolate GPD5lz chromosome 6, ASM2569854v1, whole genome shotgun sequence genomic DNA includes:
- the LOC105774722 gene encoding uncharacterized protein LOC105774722 — MKGRCSKQEAKEGMEIDRIRNSHKDEPPQLSGAYIRSLVKQLTTSRSAKDPDYVNGQNLSKFGEGFSATPQTQSQVQPHPPPKQLKKQVRRRFHTRRPYQQRLLNMAEARREIVTALKFHRAAMKQANEQQQEEQSSRSLQPSPSFPPPFEQEPKTNNLSTYNIDYFSHSYSWPPSSPSPFTSTAHTLNLPDQTLGLNLNFHDFNNIDSNLYHNSNNPSIYSSSSSSSSPTLSVVTEDVPSVAVSHEVGPGTMADSTASYGGGDLHQAMDDEGMAEMRSLGEQHQMEWNDTVNLVTSAWWFKFLKSIEDGNEVKGEDDGYHKPFDQVMELPAWLNANDCGLQHHHFNNLFPDSYFQDSDSALPCMDIGEIEGIDGDWHWLA, encoded by the exons aTGAAGGGTCGATGTTCCAAGCAAGAAGCAAAAGAAGGAATGGAAATTGATAGAATTAGAAACAGTCACAAAGATGAGCCTCCTCAGCTCTCTGGTGCTTACATTCGGAGCCTGGTTAAACAACTCACCACTTCCAGAAGTGCCAAAGACCCTGATTACGTTAATGGCCAAAATTTGAGCAAATTTGGTGAGGGTTTTAGTGCTACACCACAGACACAGAGCCAGGTGCAACCACACCCACCACCTAAACAACTTAAGAAACAGGTTCGGAGGAGATTTCATACCCGCAGGCCTTACCAACAAAGGCTGCTTAACATGGCTGAAGCTAGGAGAGAAATTGTCACTGCACTCAAGTTCCATAGAGCTGCCATGAAACAAGCCAATGAACAGCAACAAGAAGAGCAATCATCACGGTCACTCCAGCCTTCTCCTTCATTCCCACCACCTTTTGAGCAAGAACCAAAGACAAACAACTTGTCTACCTATAATATAGACTATTTTTCCCATTCCTATAGTTGGCCTCCTTCTTCTCCAAGTCCTTTTACATCTACTGCACACACTTTGAATCTACCAGACCAAACCCTAGGTCTAAACCTTAACTTTCACGATTTCAACAACATAGACTCCAACCTTTACCATAACAGCAATAACCCATCAATCTACTCATCTTCATCATCCTCATCTTCCCCAACTCTATCAGTTGTAACTGAAGATGTGCCTTCAGTTGCAGTGTCACATGAAGTGGGGCCTGGGACTATGGCCGATTCAACAGCATCCTACGGTGGGGGAGACCTGCATCAAGCTATGGACGATGAGGGAATGGCTGAGATGAGATCATTAGGAGAGCAGCATCAAATGGAGTGGAATGACACCGTGAATTTGGTAACATCAGCATGGTggttcaagttcttgaagagtATAGAAGATGGGAACGAAGTGAAAGGTGAGGATGATGGGTACCACAAACCATTTGATCAAGTCATGGAACTCCCTGCCTGGTTGAATGCAAATGACTGTGGCTTGCAGCACCATCATTTCAATAATCTTTTCCCAGATTCTTACTTCCAGGATTCTGATTCTGCCTTACCTTG CATGGATATTGGAGAAATTGAAGGAATTGATGGGGATTGGCATTGGCTGGCTTAA